Part of the Flavobacteriales bacterium genome, CGAAAGACGAATTAACGGATAAACCAACTCGGTTTTTTGTCGCCGAAATTATTCGAGAAAAGATATTTCTACACTATAAAAAAGAGATTCCATATTCATGCGAGGTCGTCATTGAATCATATGTTAAGGAGCCTGGTATCACGAAAATAAGGGCGTTGATAATGGTGATTAGAGATTCTCAGAAAGGTATTCTTATCGGCC contains:
- a CDS encoding KH domain-containing protein, translated to KDELTDKPTRFFVAEIIREKIFLHYKKEIPYSCEVVIESYVKEPGITKIRALIMVIRDSQKGILIGHQGNKLKRVGTESRKDIEAFIGDKVFLETFVKVDKDWRSNESRLKAYGYLE